In a genomic window of Apteryx mantelli isolate bAptMan1 chromosome 2, bAptMan1.hap1, whole genome shotgun sequence:
- the AZIN1 gene encoding antizyme inhibitor 1 isoform X2 has protein sequence MKGFLEDANYSIGLLDEGATLADVIDNCIYEHTHTGKRAFYVGDLGKLVKKNIQWQNVMAPIKPFYPVKCNSTPGVLEILGTLGIGFACSSKSEMALVQDLGISPENIIYTNPCKQASQIKYAAKAGINIMTCDNDIELKKIARSHPNAKLLLHIATEDITADEEMNMKFGTTLKNCRHLMECAKEFGIQIVGVKFHVSNTCKELQTYIHAISDARCVFDMAEEFGFKMDILDIGGGFTGSELQLEEVNHVIRPLLDIYFPKESGVNVIAEPGCYYVSSAFTLAVNIIAKKTECDKLLPSGVEQARNDDEPVFTYYINDGVYGSFASKLSEKLNTIPEVHKKYKEDEPLFTSSLWGPSCDELDQIVENCLLPELSVGDWLIFDNMGSGTLGEQSTFNDYQRPLIYYMMSFSDWDEMQDAGITSDTMKNFFFVPSCIQLSSEDRFSTAA, from the exons ATGAAAGGATTTCTGGAGGATGCAAATTACTCCATTGGCCTGTTGGATGAAGGAGCAACTCTTGCAGATGTTATTGACAACTGTATTTATGAACATACTCAT actGGAAAAAGAGCATTTTATGTTGGTGATCTTGGAAAACTTGTAAAGAAAAACATACAGTGGCAGAATGTGATGGCACCAATAAAACCATTTTACCCTGTAAAATGCAATTCTACTCCAGGTGTACTTGAAATTTTGGGAACTCTTGGAATTGGATTTGCATGTTCCAGTAAA TCTGAAATGGCATTGGTACAAGACTTGGGCATTTCTCCTGAAAACATTATATATACAAATCCTTGTAAGCAAGCTTCTCAGATAAAGTATGCAGCAAAAGCTGGGATAAACATCATGACCTGTGACAACGATATTGAGCTGAAGAAAATTGCACGTAGCCACCCAAATGCTAA GCTCTTACTGCACATTGCCACAGAAGACATTACTGCTGATGAGGAGATGAATATGAAGTTTGGTACCACTCTGAAGAACTGTAGGCACCTTATGGAATGTGCTAAGGAGTTTGGAATCCAAATAGTTGGTGTTAA atttcaTGTTTCAAACACTTGCAAGGAACTGCAAACGTACATTCACGCTATATCTGATGCTCGGTGTGTGTTTGACATGGCT GAAGAATTTGGTTTTAAGATGGACATATTGGATATTGGTGGGGGCTTCACGGGTTCTGAACTTCAGTTGGAAGAG GTTAATCATGTCATCAGGCCACTGCTGGATATCTACTTTCCTAAGGAATCTGGTGTTAATGTGATTGCAGAGCCCGGATGTTACTATGTTTCATCTGCATTTACGCTAGCAGTTAACATCATTGCAAAGAAAACTGAGTGTGATAAACTTCTTCCTTCTGGAG TGGAGCAAGCCAGGAATGATGATGAACCAGTATTTACCTATTACATAAATGATGGTGTTTATGGTTCTTTTGCAAGTAAATTGTCTGAGAAACTGAATACTATTCCGGAGGTTCACAAG AAATACAAGGAAGATGAGCCTCTGTTCACAAGCAGCCTTTGGGGTCCATCCTGTGATGAACTTGATCAAATTGTGGAAAACTGTCTTCTTCCTGAGCTGAGCGTTGGAGATTGGCTGATCTTTGATAACATGGGTTCTGGTACCTTAGGTGAACAGTCTACCTTTAACGACTATCAGAGGCCACTGATTTACTACATGATGTCTTTCAGTGACTG GGATGAGATGCAAGATGCTGGAATTACTTCAGACACGATGAAGAATTTCTTCTTTGTGCCTTCTTGCATTCAGCTGAGCTCAGAAGACCGCTTTTCCACTGCAGCTTAA
- the AZIN1 gene encoding antizyme inhibitor 1 isoform X3, with the protein MAPIKPFYPVKCNSTPGVLEILGTLGIGFACSSKSEMALVQDLGISPENIIYTNPCKQASQIKYAAKAGINIMTCDNDIELKKIARSHPNAKLLLHIATEDITADEEMNMKFGTTLKNCRHLMECAKEFGIQIVGVKFHVSNTCKELQTYIHAISDARCVFDMAEEFGFKMDILDIGGGFTGSELQLEEVNHVIRPLLDIYFPKESGVNVIAEPGCYYVSSAFTLAVNIIAKKTECDKLLPSGGKQLEQARNDDEPVFTYYINDGVYGSFASKLSEKLNTIPEVHKKYKEDEPLFTSSLWGPSCDELDQIVENCLLPELSVGDWLIFDNMGSGTLGEQSTFNDYQRPLIYYMMSFSDWDEMQDAGITSDTMKNFFFVPSCIQLSSEDRFSTAA; encoded by the exons ATGGCACCAATAAAACCATTTTACCCTGTAAAATGCAATTCTACTCCAGGTGTACTTGAAATTTTGGGAACTCTTGGAATTGGATTTGCATGTTCCAGTAAA TCTGAAATGGCATTGGTACAAGACTTGGGCATTTCTCCTGAAAACATTATATATACAAATCCTTGTAAGCAAGCTTCTCAGATAAAGTATGCAGCAAAAGCTGGGATAAACATCATGACCTGTGACAACGATATTGAGCTGAAGAAAATTGCACGTAGCCACCCAAATGCTAA GCTCTTACTGCACATTGCCACAGAAGACATTACTGCTGATGAGGAGATGAATATGAAGTTTGGTACCACTCTGAAGAACTGTAGGCACCTTATGGAATGTGCTAAGGAGTTTGGAATCCAAATAGTTGGTGTTAA atttcaTGTTTCAAACACTTGCAAGGAACTGCAAACGTACATTCACGCTATATCTGATGCTCGGTGTGTGTTTGACATGGCT GAAGAATTTGGTTTTAAGATGGACATATTGGATATTGGTGGGGGCTTCACGGGTTCTGAACTTCAGTTGGAAGAG GTTAATCATGTCATCAGGCCACTGCTGGATATCTACTTTCCTAAGGAATCTGGTGTTAATGTGATTGCAGAGCCCGGATGTTACTATGTTTCATCTGCATTTACGCTAGCAGTTAACATCATTGCAAAGAAAACTGAGTGTGATAAACTTCTTCCTTCTGGAGGTAAGCAAT TGGAGCAAGCCAGGAATGATGATGAACCAGTATTTACCTATTACATAAATGATGGTGTTTATGGTTCTTTTGCAAGTAAATTGTCTGAGAAACTGAATACTATTCCGGAGGTTCACAAG AAATACAAGGAAGATGAGCCTCTGTTCACAAGCAGCCTTTGGGGTCCATCCTGTGATGAACTTGATCAAATTGTGGAAAACTGTCTTCTTCCTGAGCTGAGCGTTGGAGATTGGCTGATCTTTGATAACATGGGTTCTGGTACCTTAGGTGAACAGTCTACCTTTAACGACTATCAGAGGCCACTGATTTACTACATGATGTCTTTCAGTGACTG GGATGAGATGCAAGATGCTGGAATTACTTCAGACACGATGAAGAATTTCTTCTTTGTGCCTTCTTGCATTCAGCTGAGCTCAGAAGACCGCTTTTCCACTGCAGCTTAA
- the AZIN1 gene encoding antizyme inhibitor 1 isoform X1 — protein sequence MKGFLEDANYSIGLLDEGATLADVIDNCIYEHTHTGKRAFYVGDLGKLVKKNIQWQNVMAPIKPFYPVKCNSTPGVLEILGTLGIGFACSSKSEMALVQDLGISPENIIYTNPCKQASQIKYAAKAGINIMTCDNDIELKKIARSHPNAKLLLHIATEDITADEEMNMKFGTTLKNCRHLMECAKEFGIQIVGVKFHVSNTCKELQTYIHAISDARCVFDMAEEFGFKMDILDIGGGFTGSELQLEEVNHVIRPLLDIYFPKESGVNVIAEPGCYYVSSAFTLAVNIIAKKTECDKLLPSGGKQLEQARNDDEPVFTYYINDGVYGSFASKLSEKLNTIPEVHKKYKEDEPLFTSSLWGPSCDELDQIVENCLLPELSVGDWLIFDNMGSGTLGEQSTFNDYQRPLIYYMMSFSDWDEMQDAGITSDTMKNFFFVPSCIQLSSEDRFSTAA from the exons ATGAAAGGATTTCTGGAGGATGCAAATTACTCCATTGGCCTGTTGGATGAAGGAGCAACTCTTGCAGATGTTATTGACAACTGTATTTATGAACATACTCAT actGGAAAAAGAGCATTTTATGTTGGTGATCTTGGAAAACTTGTAAAGAAAAACATACAGTGGCAGAATGTGATGGCACCAATAAAACCATTTTACCCTGTAAAATGCAATTCTACTCCAGGTGTACTTGAAATTTTGGGAACTCTTGGAATTGGATTTGCATGTTCCAGTAAA TCTGAAATGGCATTGGTACAAGACTTGGGCATTTCTCCTGAAAACATTATATATACAAATCCTTGTAAGCAAGCTTCTCAGATAAAGTATGCAGCAAAAGCTGGGATAAACATCATGACCTGTGACAACGATATTGAGCTGAAGAAAATTGCACGTAGCCACCCAAATGCTAA GCTCTTACTGCACATTGCCACAGAAGACATTACTGCTGATGAGGAGATGAATATGAAGTTTGGTACCACTCTGAAGAACTGTAGGCACCTTATGGAATGTGCTAAGGAGTTTGGAATCCAAATAGTTGGTGTTAA atttcaTGTTTCAAACACTTGCAAGGAACTGCAAACGTACATTCACGCTATATCTGATGCTCGGTGTGTGTTTGACATGGCT GAAGAATTTGGTTTTAAGATGGACATATTGGATATTGGTGGGGGCTTCACGGGTTCTGAACTTCAGTTGGAAGAG GTTAATCATGTCATCAGGCCACTGCTGGATATCTACTTTCCTAAGGAATCTGGTGTTAATGTGATTGCAGAGCCCGGATGTTACTATGTTTCATCTGCATTTACGCTAGCAGTTAACATCATTGCAAAGAAAACTGAGTGTGATAAACTTCTTCCTTCTGGAGGTAAGCAAT TGGAGCAAGCCAGGAATGATGATGAACCAGTATTTACCTATTACATAAATGATGGTGTTTATGGTTCTTTTGCAAGTAAATTGTCTGAGAAACTGAATACTATTCCGGAGGTTCACAAG AAATACAAGGAAGATGAGCCTCTGTTCACAAGCAGCCTTTGGGGTCCATCCTGTGATGAACTTGATCAAATTGTGGAAAACTGTCTTCTTCCTGAGCTGAGCGTTGGAGATTGGCTGATCTTTGATAACATGGGTTCTGGTACCTTAGGTGAACAGTCTACCTTTAACGACTATCAGAGGCCACTGATTTACTACATGATGTCTTTCAGTGACTG GGATGAGATGCAAGATGCTGGAATTACTTCAGACACGATGAAGAATTTCTTCTTTGTGCCTTCTTGCATTCAGCTGAGCTCAGAAGACCGCTTTTCCACTGCAGCTTAA